A genomic stretch from Erysipelothrix sp. HDW6C includes:
- a CDS encoding YwbE family protein has product MTGKNRKNITIGAHVNVVLKNDQRTGKLTEGYVERILTNSQNHPHGIKVMLADGQVGRVQEILED; this is encoded by the coding sequence ATGACAGGCAAAAATAGAAAAAATATAACCATTGGTGCACACGTTAATGTTGTCCTAAAAAATGATCAGAGAACTGGGAAACTCACAGAAGGCTATGTCGAACGCATTCTTACGAACAGTCAAAATCATCCCCATGGGATCAAAGTAATGCTCGCGGATGGGCAAGTGGGCCGTGTTCAAGAAATATTGGAAGATTAG
- a CDS encoding AAA family ATPase, giving the protein MRGNYIRSIRFQEFPHHKYPFNIKAITTLPEIEFTTPVTFLVGDNGVGKSTLIEAIAVAYGFNPEGGSLHLQFETHATHSELYQYLTFVRNAVLKPKDGFFLRSESMYNLTSTLSQMGDETLENYGGSSLDAYSHGESFLTLFMNHINDNGFYILDEPESGLSPEAQMALMVKIHELAEVKGSQFFIATHSPILLSYPGATIIQLSEQGAQLVDYDSVGFVQLYRRIMNDSDYIQRLFNND; this is encoded by the coding sequence ATGCGTGGAAACTATATTCGTTCGATTCGATTTCAAGAGTTTCCCCATCATAAATACCCATTCAATATCAAAGCCATCACAACACTTCCAGAGATTGAATTTACAACACCCGTTACATTTCTTGTGGGTGATAACGGCGTTGGAAAATCAACCCTGATTGAAGCAATCGCAGTAGCCTATGGCTTCAATCCGGAAGGGGGTTCACTCCACCTTCAATTTGAAACCCATGCAACACATTCTGAGTTGTATCAGTACCTTACATTTGTTCGCAATGCGGTTTTGAAACCCAAAGACGGATTCTTCTTGCGTTCAGAGAGCATGTATAATTTAACGTCGACATTATCGCAAATGGGCGATGAGACTTTGGAGAATTATGGGGGGTCATCCCTGGATGCTTATTCTCATGGAGAGTCGTTTCTGACACTCTTCATGAATCACATTAATGACAACGGTTTTTATATTCTTGACGAACCAGAATCAGGATTGAGCCCCGAAGCGCAAATGGCATTGATGGTAAAAATTCATGAATTGGCAGAAGTAAAAGGGTCACAATTCTTTATTGCTACCCACAGTCCCATTCTTTTATCGTATCCTGGAGCAACAATAATACAACTCTCAGAACAGGGAGCCCAGTTAGTGGATTATGATAGTGTTGGCTTTGTGCAGCTCTACCGACGTATCATGAATGACTCTGATTACATTCAACGCTTGTTTAATAATGATTAG
- a CDS encoding suppressor of fused domain protein, whose translation MGLFDRFKKKTPTQDEVLNKTIVEKEPIIKEDKPGFMTFADYSEKSQSDDWSPGWDVIDAAFAEVYGEQEPSHFATRLEKRALFGGPEYLDGYSIYKSDKGYYHIVTYGMTQLYSRLESYGEDFNKWGYEMTFKLKANSVEECHWAMNMMGNLARYTFTSGSFFQENEYVLGDGSPLELESDSKMCSLLIVEDTEVVGRDSVHGQTDFLQLVGITWHDAQIINEHRTRGYVEEVLEKIKVDNPDFITDMKSERNYL comes from the coding sequence ATGGGATTGTTTGATCGATTTAAAAAGAAGACACCAACGCAAGATGAGGTGTTAAATAAAACAATTGTAGAAAAGGAACCGATAATAAAAGAGGACAAACCAGGATTTATGACCTTTGCGGACTATTCAGAAAAGAGTCAAAGTGATGACTGGTCACCAGGGTGGGATGTGATTGATGCAGCGTTTGCTGAGGTGTATGGGGAACAAGAACCAAGCCACTTTGCAACAAGACTGGAGAAACGAGCGTTGTTTGGTGGACCCGAATATCTGGATGGCTATTCAATTTATAAATCGGATAAAGGGTATTATCACATTGTGACTTACGGTATGACACAACTCTATTCGCGATTGGAGTCCTATGGCGAAGACTTCAATAAGTGGGGATATGAGATGACGTTTAAACTCAAAGCTAATTCCGTTGAAGAGTGTCACTGGGCCATGAACATGATGGGTAACTTGGCACGCTACACATTTACATCAGGAAGTTTTTTTCAAGAAAATGAGTATGTTCTTGGTGATGGATCGCCACTAGAACTTGAGAGTGATTCCAAGATGTGCTCGCTTTTAATTGTTGAAGATACTGAGGTAGTGGGGCGTGATTCTGTACATGGCCAAACCGATTTTCTTCAGTTGGTAGGAATCACATGGCACGATGCTCAAATTATTAATGAACATCGTACGCGTGGTTATGTTGAAGAAGTGTTGGAAAAAATTAAAGTGGATAACCCTGATTTCATTA
- a CDS encoding ABC transporter permease: MAQMIRYEIKNAMGNVFAIFFGIIFPIIMTLVFSSLLKSQVPADQFGKAMTQLFITNLLMSPLALLFIGFAALFSQEIEKDITTRMVLFGFSEQKQLKAKFVAQALSLVVAVTVYSLTVLPILKIDTPSLFGVLVLMGAVIVLSFLYFVLAYSIAVLARKFSVTYGITMTFYFVTMALSGMMGIQYDQLPSGIQVIARLLPTTYIVKDVPKLWTVSSYNLMPMLQSFLTFAAITGLIYMFAMHKKARRIG, translated from the coding sequence ATGGCGCAAATGATACGCTACGAAATTAAGAATGCAATGGGAAATGTATTTGCAATTTTCTTTGGAATTATTTTCCCAATTATTATGACCCTCGTGTTCAGCAGTCTTTTAAAGTCACAAGTTCCCGCCGACCAATTCGGTAAGGCAATGACACAATTGTTCATTACCAACCTTTTAATGAGTCCCTTGGCACTTCTGTTTATTGGATTTGCGGCATTGTTTTCCCAAGAAATTGAAAAGGATATCACAACGCGAATGGTTCTCTTTGGATTCAGTGAACAAAAACAATTGAAAGCAAAATTTGTGGCACAGGCACTTTCGTTGGTTGTTGCTGTTACTGTTTATTCGCTCACTGTATTGCCAATCTTAAAGATTGATACACCATCACTTTTTGGAGTCTTGGTATTAATGGGTGCAGTAATTGTACTTTCATTCTTATACTTTGTGCTCGCATACAGCATTGCAGTACTTGCACGTAAGTTTAGTGTCACCTATGGAATTACCATGACGTTCTACTTTGTAACAATGGCATTATCAGGCATGATGGGGATTCAATATGATCAACTTCCAAGCGGCATTCAAGTGATTGCGCGCTTATTACCTACGACCTACATCGTTAAAGATGTTCCCAAGTTATGGACTGTCTCGTCATACAATCTCATGCCAATGCTGCAATCGTTCCTAACATTCGCCGCGATTACGGGCTTGATTTACATGTTCGCAATGCATAAAAAAGCACGTCGTATTGGCTAA
- a CDS encoding HAMP domain-containing sensor histidine kinase, which produces MKLSRKVFLYTAATTFLVGVLIIGYFVFMLPGLYTDYKLESFRNSVTQSQSNMMEGKPCTIDAETIETYSSMSLAIPDTGYTIKACNTFMSVDLTLEDETLKHVFDQMRTVMKSIDSADVDFEEELAKIDFEQLQSLFGNTQFNNLVSAENFEGIQTFVESSNAIQDYTITADGSLVMSVEVGNDANRFMNYVAFGEKEGAIFITVGSAMTPKLNELKPIILSSVPMIVCLLILFVLITARMFTKMLATPIETLAHQATSRQERDGTVFKQPNQHDEFKILEDALNHMHRDLKASIVTVENQNQALIREKEKQELFLMNASHQLKTPVAGASLLVEGMLGKVGKFAETDTYLPKVRDELGRMQSIIESMMVVFQETDRTLEIADTNVETLVQAVLQQYRERIQSKNLSIHEHTTAVTIQTDAEILVSIIDNVIGNAVKYTPNSKSITLELSNASLIVTSHGVWIDASTLEHVKEAFVRSHHSDEKGTGLGLYLVDNMMSVLGLEWTIENSKVGVCVTLYLKGE; this is translated from the coding sequence ATGAAGTTATCGCGTAAAGTCTTCTTATACACGGCTGCAACGACGTTTCTTGTAGGGGTGTTGATTATTGGTTACTTTGTGTTTATGCTACCCGGTCTTTATACCGATTATAAGCTTGAAAGTTTTCGAAATTCCGTTACCCAAAGTCAAAGTAATATGATGGAAGGAAAGCCCTGTACGATTGATGCTGAGACCATTGAGACCTATTCTTCGATGAGTCTTGCGATACCAGATACCGGCTACACCATTAAAGCATGCAATACGTTTATGAGTGTCGATCTAACCCTCGAAGACGAAACTTTAAAACATGTTTTCGATCAAATGCGCACCGTCATGAAAAGCATTGACAGTGCGGATGTAGATTTTGAAGAAGAACTTGCGAAGATTGATTTTGAACAACTGCAATCGTTATTTGGAAATACGCAGTTCAACAATCTTGTGAGTGCTGAGAATTTCGAGGGAATACAGACTTTTGTGGAAAGTTCAAATGCGATTCAAGATTATACAATTACGGCGGATGGCTCGTTGGTAATGAGTGTCGAAGTGGGGAATGATGCCAATCGTTTTATGAATTATGTCGCTTTTGGAGAAAAGGAAGGCGCAATTTTTATTACTGTGGGGTCAGCCATGACTCCAAAGTTGAACGAACTTAAACCGATTATTTTATCGAGCGTACCGATGATTGTTTGCTTGTTGATTCTGTTTGTATTGATTACAGCCCGTATGTTTACCAAGATGCTTGCAACACCCATTGAAACATTGGCGCACCAAGCGACATCACGTCAAGAGCGTGATGGAACGGTGTTCAAACAACCCAATCAACATGATGAGTTTAAAATCCTCGAAGATGCCTTGAATCATATGCATCGTGATCTGAAAGCGTCGATTGTGACAGTTGAAAATCAAAATCAAGCGCTCATTCGTGAAAAAGAAAAACAAGAGTTGTTCCTCATGAACGCGTCTCATCAACTTAAGACACCCGTTGCTGGGGCATCCTTACTTGTTGAAGGCATGTTAGGTAAGGTTGGAAAATTTGCCGAGACAGATACTTACTTGCCGAAAGTTCGCGATGAATTGGGACGCATGCAATCAATTATAGAATCAATGATGGTTGTGTTTCAGGAGACAGATCGAACACTTGAAATTGCTGATACAAATGTTGAAACACTTGTACAAGCAGTTTTACAGCAATACCGTGAACGTATCCAATCAAAAAACCTGAGCATTCATGAACACACAACAGCAGTGACAATCCAAACCGATGCTGAGATTCTGGTTTCGATTATTGATAATGTGATTGGGAATGCTGTAAAGTATACGCCAAACTCGAAATCAATCACACTTGAATTGAGTAATGCGTCATTGATAGTAACAAGCCATGGTGTATGGATTGATGCTTCGACCTTGGAGCATGTCAAAGAAGCCTTTGTGCGGTCCCATCACAGTGATGAGAAAGGGACAGGTTTGGGTTTGTATTTGGTCGACAATATGATGTCCGTGTTGGGGTTAGAATGGACTATTGAGAATAGTAAAGTTGGAGTGTGTGTAACGCTCTACCTAAAAGGAGAATGA
- a CDS encoding ATP-binding cassette domain-containing protein yields the protein MITIKNLHVSYRDFKALQIDKEIIINANDRVGVIGSNGAGKSTLIKACLGLLPYEGNIIATIKPEEMAVHMQSNEYVETMSTKSVMEAILNTSIKDNTKLQELITFFNFDASLKKKYKELSGGQKQRFTLIMVLMQDAPITFFDEVTTGLDFETRQALMKKITEWYQGKDAAILFVTHYYEELEQLTNKLLILNQGKVVAYGHRDELFRHYCGHSVITFKARPEEMSFIGDFKTILAPNDTTAIACASKEEEMRVIAYLNTQEINFKRSDNDVEILTMNAIGGTH from the coding sequence ATGATTACAATAAAGAATTTACACGTATCCTATCGTGATTTTAAAGCACTTCAAATTGATAAAGAGATTATTATAAATGCCAACGACCGCGTCGGTGTGATTGGCTCGAATGGAGCTGGTAAATCAACGCTTATCAAAGCATGTTTGGGGCTGTTGCCTTATGAAGGAAATATCATTGCAACAATCAAACCTGAGGAAATGGCAGTTCATATGCAAAGTAATGAATACGTTGAAACGATGTCAACCAAATCGGTGATGGAAGCAATCTTAAATACTTCAATAAAAGACAATACGAAACTTCAAGAACTTATTACATTCTTTAATTTTGATGCAAGCCTTAAGAAGAAATACAAAGAATTATCAGGAGGTCAGAAGCAACGGTTTACCTTAATTATGGTGCTTATGCAGGATGCACCGATAACATTCTTTGACGAAGTAACTACAGGCTTGGATTTTGAAACACGCCAAGCCTTGATGAAGAAAATAACCGAGTGGTACCAAGGCAAAGATGCAGCAATTCTTTTTGTAACGCATTATTATGAAGAGTTAGAACAGCTGACCAACAAACTGTTGATTCTTAATCAAGGGAAGGTTGTTGCTTATGGTCATCGTGATGAATTGTTCCGACACTATTGTGGACACTCCGTTATCACGTTCAAGGCACGTCCAGAGGAAATGAGTTTTATTGGTGACTTTAAAACTATCCTCGCACCCAACGATACGACAGCGATTGCCTGTGCATCAAAAGAAGAAGAAATGCGTGTTATCGCCTATTTAAACACACAAGAAATTAACTTTAAACGCAGCGATAATGACGTTGAGATACTAACGATGAATGCAATTGGAGGAACACACTAA